DNA from Algisphaera agarilytica:
GAGCTGATCGAAAAGCTCCAGAAGCTCAACGCGATCGCGGAGGAGCGTAGCCAGTCGTTGGCGCAGCTCGCGCTGTCGTGGGCGCTGCGCGACACGCGGATGACCTCGCTGATCATCGGTGCGAGTCGGCCGTCGCAGATCGAAGCGAATGTTGAAGCCGCCGAAAAGCTCGCGTTCACCGACAGCGAACTGTTGGCGATCGAAACCGTGCTCGCCGAGTAGCGTGATCCAACTCCAGGTTTAGTGGGTGACGCGCAGCGTCCCGCGAAATGCACTCGGGTTACGCGGGGCACTTCGTGCCGCCCGCTAAACCTAACGTTGATTGGCACTACAACCGCCGTTGCGACACGCTAAGCCCGATCATTTCGTCGCGGTGTAGAAATCAAACGTGTGTTGCAGGTCTTGCTCCTCGCAGACGAACCGCGCTGCCACGAACGGCGGGAAGGGCCACGGGGCGAACCGTCCAAACGCCGGGAGCTCGGCGATCGGGAACGGCCGATGCTCGGGCACATCGTCCCAGCTGTTGATCAGCACACCGTCCGGGCGGAGGCAGCGGTGGATGTTCTCGACCGATCGGTTGGCGACCTCGGGATCGTCGAGGCCCCACCCCATGACCCCGAGCATCAGGACCGCGTCGAGGCTGTTCGCCTCGAAGTGTTGGTCGACGTGTTCGACCGAATCCACGATGTGTTGTTTCGCGCCGTAACGCTTGCGGGCCGGGTCGATCTCGAGGGTCCAGAAGTCTTTGTCGGCGAAGGTTTTTTTGTAGTGCCAGGTGTACCAGTGGCAGCCGACAAACAGCACCCGCTTGAGGTCCTCCCGGCCGACCAGGTAGGGGAAGATCGTTTCATCCAGAACCCGCCGGTCCTGCTCGTCGAGCTTGGGGCCCACGCCACAGATCAGCATCAGGTCGCGGACGTTTCGGCCGACCGGCTTGACCAGCGATTTCACGATCGACATCGAACCCTCCAACTCAAAAACCTCGACCAACGTCAAACACTACGCCAAGAGCAAGAATACACGACTCAGGCCGGGTCGTGTCCGCAGCCGCCCCAGGGGTGGCAGCGCCCGATGCGTTTGATCCCCCGCCAACCGCCCCGCCAGGGTCCGTACTTCGCCACCGCATCGAGCATGTATTGGCTGCACGTCGGCTGGTACCGGCAGTAACCCCCCAGCCAGATCCCCAATGTGCCCCGGTACACACCCACCCCGAGGTGGATGACCAAGACCGCGACTCGGTTGATGATATTCACCCGTAAGACTTTCACTGCGAAGCGACACCGCAGAGCCGCGGCGCTACTTCTCGCTCAACCAGCCCGCGACCTGAGGCGCAAAGTACGTCAGGATCGCATCCGCCCCCGCACGACGGATCCCAAGCAGGCTTTCCATGACGACCGCGCGTTCGTCGACCCAGCCGCTCGCCGCCGCGGCTTTGATCATGAGGTATTCGCCGCTGACCTGGTACGCCGCGACGGGCAGGTGCGTGTGTTCACGCACGGCGCGGATCACATCCAGGTACGGCCCGGCGGGCTTGACCATCACAAAGTCCGCGCCCTCGTTCTCATCCAGTTCGACTTCGCGCAGGGCCTCGCGCACGTTCGCGGGGTCCATCTGGTAGGTCTTCTTGTCACCCGGGATGGGCTTGCCGCCCTCGGCGGACGATTTGGGCGCGCTGTCGAGGGCGCCGCGGAACGGGCCGTAGTAGGCCGAAGCGTACTTGGCGGTGTAGGACATGATCGAGACGTCGGCGTGGCCCGCGGCGTCGAGCGTATCGCGGATCGCGCCGACTCGGCCGTCCATCATGTCGCTGGGCGCGACGATATCCGCGCCCGCCTCGGCG
Protein-coding regions in this window:
- the yidD gene encoding membrane protein insertion efficiency factor YidD; translation: MVIHLGVGVYRGTLGIWLGGYCRYQPTCSQYMLDAVAKYGPWRGGWRGIKRIGRCHPWGGCGHDPA
- a CDS encoding methyltransferase domain-containing protein, which gives rise to MSIVKSLVKPVGRNVRDLMLICGVGPKLDEQDRRVLDETIFPYLVGREDLKRVLFVGCHWYTWHYKKTFADKDFWTLEIDPARKRYGAKQHIVDSVEHVDQHFEANSLDAVLMLGVMGWGLDDPEVANRSVENIHRCLRPDGVLINSWDDVPEHRPFPIAELPAFGRFAPWPFPPFVAARFVCEEQDLQHTFDFYTATK
- the hemB gene encoding porphobilinogen synthase, which translates into the protein MPQDLPQRPRRNRRTAAIRAMVAETRLDAGQLIYPLFLHDDPNDVALDSLPGLTRWSVDGLVGEVGRVIALGIDKVVLFPKIADGLKSVTGDEAYNPEGLYPRAIRAIKAAHPGVCVITDVALDPYSSDGHDGIVNDDGGIENDPTVEVLVKQALLHAEAGADIVAPSDMMDGRVGAIRDTLDAAGHADVSIMSYTAKYASAYYGPFRGALDSAPKSSAEGGKPIPGDKKTYQMDPANVREALREVELDENEGADFVMVKPAGPYLDVIRAVREHTHLPVAAYQVSGEYLMIKAAAASGWVDERAVVMESLLGIRRAGADAILTYFAPQVAGWLSEK